A DNA window from Helianthus annuus cultivar XRQ/B chromosome 15, HanXRQr2.0-SUNRISE, whole genome shotgun sequence contains the following coding sequences:
- the LOC110911873 gene encoding ras-related protein RABB1c isoform X2 has protein sequence MGSDAGWIKAHMVFFGEGCDQQVQSDCSIRIEYNWNQPVHDLTIGVEFEAWMNTIVNKPIKLQIWDTVGQESFRSITRSYYRGAAGALMVYDITRRETFNHLASWLEDARQHANANKTIMLIGNKCDLAHRRAVSTEEGEQFAKEHGLIIMEAYAKTAQNVEEVTGKYAHDVDS, from the exons ATGGGCAGCGATGCTGGGTGGATTAAGGCGCACATG GTGTTTTTCGGCGAAGGGTGTGATCAACAGGTTCAAAGTGACTG CTCCATCAgaattgaatataattggaatCAACCAGTTCATGATTTGACCATTGGTGTTGAATTTGAGGCCTGGATGAACACAATCGTCAACAAACCAATAAAACTTCAGATCTGGGATACG GTGGGTCAAGAATCGTTCAGGTCTATAACACGCTCATACTACAGAGGCGCTGCGGGTGCGCTTATGGTTTATGATATCACTAG GAGAGAAACCTTTAATCACCTTGCCAGCTGGTTAGAGGATGCAAGACAGCATGCAAATGCAAACAAGACAATAATGCTAATTGGTAACAAGTGTGACCTGGCACACAGAAGAGCTGTTAGCACAGAAGAAGGAGAACAATTTGCTAAAGAACATGGTTTAATAATCATGGAAGCTTATGCTAAAACCGCTCAAAATGTTGAGGAG GTCACAGGCAAGTACGCTCATGACGTAGATTCGTAA
- the LOC110911873 gene encoding ras-related protein RABB1c isoform X1 has translation MGSDAGWIKAHMVFFGEGCDQQVQSDCSIRIEYNWNQPVHDLTIGVEFEAWMNTIVNKPIKLQIWDTVGQESFRSITRSYYRGAAGALMVYDITRRETFNHLASWLEDARQHANANKTIMLIGNKCDLAHRRAVSTEEGEQFAKEHGLIIMEAYAKTAQNVEEVDKCVFCFLYYIIER, from the exons ATGGGCAGCGATGCTGGGTGGATTAAGGCGCACATG GTGTTTTTCGGCGAAGGGTGTGATCAACAGGTTCAAAGTGACTG CTCCATCAgaattgaatataattggaatCAACCAGTTCATGATTTGACCATTGGTGTTGAATTTGAGGCCTGGATGAACACAATCGTCAACAAACCAATAAAACTTCAGATCTGGGATACG GTGGGTCAAGAATCGTTCAGGTCTATAACACGCTCATACTACAGAGGCGCTGCGGGTGCGCTTATGGTTTATGATATCACTAG GAGAGAAACCTTTAATCACCTTGCCAGCTGGTTAGAGGATGCAAGACAGCATGCAAATGCAAACAAGACAATAATGCTAATTGGTAACAAGTGTGACCTGGCACACAGAAGAGCTGTTAGCACAGAAGAAGGAGAACAATTTGCTAAAGAACATGGTTTAATAATCATGGAAGCTTATGCTAAAACCGCTCAAAATGTTGAGGAGGTAGACAAATGTGTTTTTTGTTTTCTATATTACATTATTGAACGGTGA